The Solanum pennellii chromosome 4, SPENNV200 genomic interval CTTAAGCCAATTTATTTCTTCCTTAATCCTATTAGGGAGGGATGTGGAGTTGGATGGTGTAGACTCAGGCTGAGGTGAAGAGCTACTAATGACCAACTTGTTTGCATtattttaacacattttttCTTTGATATCTAAGTCTACTTCAATGCTGAAAGAATTGTTGGTGGAGGTCATATGTGAAAATCAGAGGTTGGACACacatattttgttctttaagTTACTCCAGTACGATTATATGAAAATCCAGGTCTTCTGCTAATATTGATTTTTAGGGAGGCAAAACGAACTGTTAAATTTTCGTTTGCTGGGTCCCTTGCCATTCTCTAGCTCATGTAAAGTACCGACTCTCttgaaagctgcttcaacaagCTATTGTTCTGTTTTGATTGGGAAAGcttataaaagtatttttagtTAGGAATTTTAGAAAGGACTTCAACTTCGAAGTACTAGAGTACGTATTTGATATTTAGACACAACAATAGAATATGATGAAAGAGAGTAGTTTGAGGTGTTTAGCTATTGCAAAATCTTGTGGTGGGGTTTGTGATCTGCTCTTTTATTACCAAACACTGATTGATTTTGGGAGGTTATAACCCCTTAAGAGCTTAAGAAGTAAATCAATACTGACCTTACTTATTGTGGGGTAAGCCAACCTGGTGGATGAAATCTTCTGGTAATGCGGAACACATACCTTTGATCCCTCTATTTCTTTTGCAAACCATCTGAAAATGTATTTCTAGCAAGTAATAAATGGCCGGCATGGTATTTTATGAACTTAAAATTGTCCCGCACATGAGAATGAACGCTTTATAAATCCACAGGGATATGGTGTATGAACGTATAGAGATTCTTGGGTGCTTTTGACAACTTGAATTACGTTGTTTGATAAGCTTATTGGTTCATTATTTTCAGGTTCTCTATAATGTACTCTCTGTTCAATTGGTCCAAAAAGATACTCTTGTTTTTGCATTGTTCATGATTCTTCTTCCAAACTTCCCAATTATTTGTTAAATCTCTTTTTCATGGAAATGATTCTTCCGCATTGCTGCCGAGTTAACTGATGATAGCTGATGCAAACCTTACAACTTTTCTATTGTCCAGCTATGAGTATCTCATTCGGCGGCACCAGCAGCAGCAGCAAATCCAGGAGGCGCAACATCAGAGGATTGTGGATCTAGTTAAACGCCTGGAGGAAAGCTTGTTTAAGAGTGCTTCGACAAAGGTTTACTGCTGttccatttttgtttattatttagtaCGACGTAAAAAAATTGTGCTATCATTGAGAAGtcatttatattcattttgtgAATGATGCTTCATCCTTTTCATGCCTTTAGGAGGAGTATATGGATCTATCGACTCTGGAGAACCGATTACTTTCTGTGATTAAACGCCTTCCTCGGAATAATCATAGCCAACAATTCTCCCACATAAATTCATCTGCATCCATTGGTACAATGATACCAACTCCAGGCATGCCCCGAAGTTTGAATGCGTCCCTTGTTGGGACATCATCTGTCGACAGTTCTGTGACTGCCGGAAGTACTCTTACATCCTCTGCAGTTAACTCTGGAAACTTCGTGCGGACAACCAATTTCCCCTCTGGCAGTATGCATGGTGTTTCCTTTATTTATGCTGATGATATTACTTTTAGGCATTATTTCTTTCCAAATAATAAGATATTTACTTCACTCTGGTTTAACAGAACTCATCCTTTCAGGCCCCTTGGCAAATGGATATCAGCAGTCTACATCCAATTTCACAATCAATTCTGGTGGGAACAACCTGGTACCATCCATGGGTGGACAAAGAATAACAAGCCAAATGATTCCCACTCCTGGGTTTAGTAATAGTGATAAGTCCAATAATAATACCAGTGCTCAATCTCACATCAATTTGGAATCATCTAATGGTGGTGCTGCCTTTTCTGGGGTTGATTCCGTAATCGTGTCACAGACACCACAACAAAAGCAAAATGTTTCTGGTCAAAATAGCCGTATACTGCATACACTTGGCAGCCATATGGGTGGTGGAATCAGGTCAGAATTGCAGAATAGGTCCTATGGACAGTCAACTGCGCCTCTGAATGAGGGGCTTGGAATAACTGGGAACAATTTGCAGCATTTGAATGGTCCTGGAACCTCTGAGGGTTATACATCCGCTACCATGCATGTAGACTCCCCAAAGTCGCTACTTCAACATTTTGATGAACATCAGCGACCAGAAATGCAAGGTGACTCCTCAGCCCAACACATACCTTTAAGCTATCCTGCAATATGCAACTTCCCATATTTTGATAATTCTAGAAGTATTTCATTGTTTTGATAACAGGTCATAAATATGGTATTAGTAAACTGAAACTTAAGTGTCTGAAACTTGTATACTCCTGTGTCTTCTGCAGGCACAGTCATCAGTAGTCAGAGCTTGAGTGCTGTAGCCTTGCAGTCCATGTCAAAAACAATCTCACCTTTGATGAGCAACACGTCGAACTTGACTGCCTCTCAGCAGATGCCAAATGCAAAGGTTCAACCTGTAGTTCAATTGGAGAAGATGAACTTACAGTCCCAGTATTATCTGGGCGATGCCCATTTATCTTCTCATCAGCCTCAACAATTTCAGCATCAACATAAGTTTGCACAACATTTATCCCAACAGAAGCTACAAAGTCAGCAGCAACAACTTGTGTTAAGTAGCAGTGCTGTTGGAGGTCAGCTGCCATCTAATCCTGATACTCAAGTAAAATTGGAGCCTGAAAATCATGATGAAGCCCTGCAAAATCAGTTTCAACAGAAAACTGTTGGAGAGCAATCTAAAGGTAATTAATTGCTTCTCTAATTTAGCCAGCACCCATCTGTTCATTACTTTCTCATCTTCAGATCCAATGCAACAATGTTACATCCAAACCAGCTTATTGCTGATTCTTGGTTTAAGCCATCCGTCTAACAGCGTATATGCAGGTGCAGTATTGCAGGGTGAACGGTATCCGAAATCTCAAGATGGGTCTCAGATACCAGGTAGCTTCTTTGAACCGAATATTCAAGAAGAATTGCGTCAGAGAACTTCCACGCAAGAGGAAGCTCAGCCCAATAATTTATCTACTGGGGGATCTTTGGCCAGTCAATCTGTTGCTAATAGAATAGTTGAAACCAATAATTCGAGCAGTGCCATGCGCAGATCTGGTAATGTTCCTCGTGAACGGCAGTATGTTAATCAGCAGAGGTGGCTGTTGTTTTTGATTCATGCGCGTCGATGTTCTGCTCCTGAAGGAAAATGCCCTGAAACCAATTGCATACATGCACAAAAACTATTGAGGCATATGGAAAGATGCAGTAAATTTGATTGCCGGTATCTTCGGTGCCCTGAAACAAAGGTTTTAATTAATCATTATAGGCAGTGCAAGAATGTAAACTGTCCCGTTTGCATTCCAGTCAAGAAATTTATGCAGACACAACATAAAGTGTTTGGTCGTCCTGGCTATATTTCTGATATGACAAATTCCCTCAACGGTATTTGTAGAACCTATGATGCTGTTGAAACTGCTTCTAAGTTGGCTGGCAACCTGAGTCCAATGGCAGTTAAAACTCCAGAAGATTTGCAGCCTTCTCTTAAACGCATGAAGATAGAGCCATCTTCTCAACCTCATATCTtggaaattgaaaattttgtgcCAGTTTCGGCCTGTGAGTCTAATGTTTTGCAAGATACTCAGTTTGTTGAACAGAATGATGCTGTGGTAATGAAGGCTGAAGTCACTGAAGTAAAGATGGAAGCTTTTGCAAATGCTGTGCAAGTTGGTCCTGGTAGTACTGATATAGCAAAGAATAATTTGGATAATAAATACACCCAAAGGCCTGCTAGTGATTCTCTTGCATCAAGTACTCCAGGTTGTCTTGTGAAGGAGGAAAATGTTAATACTGAGAAGGACATAGATCTGCCTAAACAGGAAAATACATCAGTGCCCTCTGAAAGTACAAGTGGATCCAAATCTGGGAAGCCTAAAATAAAGGGTGTCTCGATGATGGAACTTTTTACCCCAGAGCAGGTCCGGGAACACATTAAAGGTCTGAGACAATGGATAGGCCAGGTCAGTCAAATATATTTTGGTCACGCTACATTTGGAATTGTGTAGTTTGTTTGTTCAAGAATGTCATTTAAACGCGTGatttactttcttttcttttactagATAAGAACTTGATAACCAGTTAGTTAAAAATACGGATGGTCGGTAACCTTCACTATGAAGAAGTGGTCTGAGTTGCTTAAAGGATTAAATAGAGAACATGTTTTCAGAAATTCTTTGTTCTTTTAGCATTTCTACAAATTGACCAAGTATTGTAAAGGTATGAGGCATACTGTGAAGTGAgatttatatttctttgattGGAAATGATTCTTCCAATGTCAAGAGCGTGCCGTTGCTGTCCTAACTGTTGGTCAGATCATTCATAATTTGTTGAAAGCACTCAAGGGTGTTGCCTAGTGGTCAGTGAATCTGGAATAGACCTTGGAAGACCAGGGTTCAAATCCTAGCAGAAGCAAAAAagttctttctttatttctctctcagCCTGACGAAGTTATGTGGTACCTGTACTGGTTGGAGATAGCAGGTGCCCGGTAGGTTAGTCGAGGAGCAGGTGCCAGGCAAGCTCCCCCATAACACCGCtgttataaatatgtatattttaaaattaatagtttgtTTTCCTCTAGCTGAAGTTGGAAGAAGAACAATGGGTAATTCGGGTAGTTATGTGTCTAATTATCTTTTAAGTCAGTAAGTGGCTAATAAGATCTGTCAGACCTTAGTAGTTGTCAAATGTCAAGTACTATAAGGCTTAACTAAGAGTTGCTGATGATAATGAAGTGCTATGCTATTTATAGGAAATGTACTATTTTAACTTCTTTCATGTAATCCTTCTACCATGCCGTGTAGACTCAATAAAACTGTTTACCGctcatttctttttctattgATGTTCAGTGCATGTAGTTGGACAAGCGGCTGATTTGTTGCTATATATGGTCTTCATTTTGATGTTTGGTTCTATTTCTAATCTATATGAGTAAACTTGTTCCTTTTTGTTCTGTTCTGCTTGACAGAGCAAAGCAAAAGCAGAAAAAAATCAAGCAATGGAGCATTCTATGAGTGAAAATTCTTGTCAGTTATGTGCAGTTGAGAAGCTAAATTTTGAACCCCCACCCATATATTGTACTCCATGTGGTGCTCGTATTAAACGTAATGCGATGTATTATACCATTGGAGCCGGTGATACACGACACTACTTTTGCATTCCATGTTATAATGAGGCCCGTGGAGACACCATCGTTGTTGATGGAACCAGCGTTCCAAAGGCGAGGATGGAGAAAAAGAGGAATGATGAGGAGACTGAAGAATGGGTATCTTTCTAAACTCTTTGCATTTTATTTGACAAATGtattatcttattttctttttatataagaGAGAGTTGAGGCTGAAGAAGACATCAGTCCGTCGAATGCCTACTCAACAAGGGTATTTTTGGAAGAAGCAAAAAGAACACCTTTTTTTTCagttaattttaaatatgtacAACTTTTCCAAAATTGCGGGACCTACTTTAGCTACACCCTTTAGTTTTAAATTCATGTCCTGTagttattgttttattattttgaatgttattgatatttaattaaattttgtaaCTACTTCGAGTAAAAAATTGACGGTCGATGAAGGAAAATACTTGAATTAAGGACATCCCAATGGCTTCCTTCACTTTAGGTTTTCGAGAAAAAAGAATGAGATGATTTACTACcacgcgcgcacacacacacacacacacataatttaattttagagcaaaaatttcaaattatttaatcaaCACCTCTTAAAATTTACCAATATTAGTAATTTTCATCGGTATTCATTTTAcactaaatatgatgatttactaCCACAGATATATACATGTAACATATATATAGCTTATTTTAGATAGAAAATTTTAAAGCATTTAACTAAAGCCACTTAAAAAAGTAAGTGGAGAACACTACCTGCTTGTATCTGGTGGAGCATTTTGAAGGAGAGAAATCAGAGAATTTTTGTAGGGAAAGAATGCACTATAGAGAAGATTGAGTGGAAAGTAATTATCATTTTGggtttttggtgtaaagaaatgaacatagaagaagaaattcaaatagTGGATTTCATAGGAGCTTTGTAAGTAgcccttccttttttttttcctatgtAACTAACTCTTTTGGAGGTGGCCAGCATAGCCCTTAATGCTGAGGAATACAATGTTACcagtttcaaataaaataaaatttaataaaaaagtaaGTTTGTGAACAAATATTGGACCTGTGCACAACACAGTTTTTCCTCAGTAGTTTACTGTGGAAATGGGGGTCTGGAAACTTGTATGGTCGATGCTTTTTGTCAATAACATGTTTCGTTTcttctagttttaatttttattggtcCCGTTACATAAGTGGTTACTGCTTTGTGCAGTGGGTGCAATGTGATAAATGTGAAGCTTGGCAACATCAGATTTGTGCTTTATTTAATGGTAGAAGGAATGATGGTGGGCAAGCTGAGTATACCTGTCCCAATTGCTACATAGCAGAAGTTGAAAGAGGTGAACGCAAACCCTTACCACAAAGTGCTGTTCTTGTAGCAAAAGATCTGCCTCAAACAACTCTCAGCGATCACATTGAGAAACGATTAGCTAATAGTTTGAAGGAGGAACGGGAAAAAAGAGCAAAGCGTGAAGGAAAAGGTTATGATGAGGTAAGTCAATTGGCTTGACTTGTTAATGTTTTGCAGTATAAAATGATTAATGCATTGAGACTTAATTCCTCTGATAAataaacaacaacatcaactacTACTGCACTCAGTTCCAAACAAGTTGGggttgattatgtgaatttCGACCGACCATGTTTGTCCATTTAAATTAACCTCCAGTTCAaaattgcattaatttttttaaaaaaaaagttctagAAGTTCTCTCTATTTATAATGACATAAATTCTATGTTGGGGCTAAAACAGTTCTAGATAGCATGCCTAAACGTTCAATAAAACcttatcactttatttttttgattaggtaaataattttattagaaattgGGGGAAAACCCCAGTATATTTATCactttataaaaaagaaatgactCCTAGAAAGCATAGGATCTAAAGTACACATACTTACATGGTTAAAACACATACCCAGCTAATCGATATCATTTATATAGATCTTTTTGTTCCATTATGCTCTATCCTTAACGAAGTTTGCGTGGTTTCCAAGGAATTGGAGGCGCCCTTTGAGACTACTTTTCCATGTGACTTTAGGTCTAGCTTGTCAGTTGTCCTCCTAAACACCTTCACCCACCACAGTTTCTGACTTACTGATTGGTGCATTTGAAGGATGATGCCTTTGCCAAATTATCTCAAGCGACCGTCTCATTTCATCTTAATAGGTGTTAATAAGTACTTCCTACGCTTTCTAACGAATGTGATCACTTTTAGTCTTTTTATAATCTTGTATGGTCATATATCCATCTTAGTATTTGGAATACAGTTTTTGTGGATGTGtttaatttaacaatttaacATTCAATCCATATAACATTACTAGGCTTATAACTGTTTGATAGAACTTACCTTTCACTTTGGTAAGCAGCCTTATCACATAACACGCAGTTAAAACCTCTCCATTTCAACCATGGAGGGTAGTTGTgttgtataaaaattaatagGCCCAAACTTCCACAATCAAGGTCTGGTTCTTTCTGTGGATGATGCTTTTGTTACTTTAACCTGTATTGTTGTTATAGTCCAGTTGATTAGGGCCAGTCTTCTTGAGGGAGAACTAGAAATTAAAGTTCTAGGGTGCTGATCTGCAGCTACAAGTGTCGGAGATTTTGTAAGTGAATTTGCATCTCTCTGTAGCTCATGGAGTTTGAGCTATTATTAGTGAATAAGTCAAAGGTTGTCAGCCTTTCTTCTATCAATGCTTCTTTCTCATTGGGATAAAGTATCATCTTTAGCTTTTCTAACTTCTATTTCTGCATTTAGTTTTTGGCAGTGGTGTTAACAAGTTCACTTGTGCCTTCCTAATTTTGCTCCTACTTATATTCGTTCGCAGGTTCCTGGAGCAGAAGGACTTGTTGTAAGAATTGTGTCATCAGTGGACAAAAAGTTAGAAGTGAAACCACGGTTTCTTGAGATATTTCAGGAAGAGAACTATCCGCTGGAGTTCCCGTATAAATCAAAGGTACTTCAAGTAGAACTGAATCATGCTCATGAATGTCAATTCAGGTTTAATGATTTGAATGAATGTCACATATCTTTATCTGGCACTATGATACTGAGAATTAGTTGCAGGAGTATCTCGATaacttttattttgaaaaggtaagattaaagaaaataagCAACATTGGATGTGCTGTGGCAGCCGGTACACTATTTACAGAAGAAAAAACAGCAAACCATGcctgtttttatttaatttcctaGTCTTTAGGGATTGTATCACCTGCATAACTGATTCAACATTATTCACATGTTCAATCTACACCATGAGCgaaacaaataaatacacatttaaacTTCATGTTAACGATAGAATCAGCAGAATGAAATACACATAAATCCACTGTTCCTCTGTCCAAATAAAATAGTTCACCAAATGATGCTAGGCCCTTGATTCTATGCCTATGCTTGTTCTTCCTTTGTCCATTTCTGTTCCATAATCTCAGCAACTCACTTGTTGAACTAGGCATGACCCAATGCTGATCAGTAATATTCTGAAAAAATCTGTCACAGTTGGGTGGTAAGTTTGCAGTGCAATCCATATAGGAGGCATTTACTGCATTGAGCTAGAGGTCTTTTTTGTAGATTGTCATTAGTAAGATAAGCATAAGCTTCTTTGCTCACAACTCAAGTGAACAGGCTACCTTGAGAGGAGCATTATAATTCCAGATTTGCTTCCAAGGCCAAGGTTTTTCTAGATTCACTTCTCCTTTGAGATCTCTGTAGCAAGAAGACACTGTAAACATTcctttgccaaaaatatttggaaatctaTGGCAAAACGCTAGCGAAAtgatttcagaaaaaaaaactaaattttatGATGACTTTTCGCCACAAAACCCTTTTGTGGCAATCCAATGACCACTAAAAGAGAGTGAT includes:
- the LOC107017844 gene encoding histone acetyltransferase HAC1-like isoform X2, producing the protein MNFQQMSGQISAQVPNQSGTSSPALPQQNGNASPMQMQNPSVHRTIPNMEFELVKVRRTISRRIYEYLIRRHQQQQQIQEAQHQRIVDLVKRLEESLFKSASTKEEYMDLSTLENRLLSVIKRLPRNNHSQQFSHINSSASIGTMIPTPGMPRSLNASLVGTSSVDSSVTAGSTLTSSAVNSGNFVRTTNFPSGSMHGPLANGYQQSTSNFTINSGGNNLVPSMGGQRITSQMIPTPGFSNSDKSNNNTSAQSHINLESSNGGAAFSGVDSVIVSQTPQQKQNVSGQNSRILHTLGSHMGGGIRSELQNRSYGQSTAPLNEGLGITGNNLQHLNGPGTSEGYTSATMHVDSPKSLLQHFDEHQRPEMQGTVISSQSLSAVALQSMSKTISPLMSNTSNLTASQQMPNAKVQPVVQLEKMNLQSQYYLGDAHLSSHQPQQFQHQHKFAQHLSQQKLQSQQQQLVLSSSAVGGQLPSNPDTQVKLEPENHDEALQNQFQQKTVGEQSKVLQGERYPKSQDGSQIPGSFFEPNIQEELRQRTSTQEEAQPNNLSTGGSLASQSVANRIVETNNSSSAMRRSGNVPRERQYVNQQRWLLFLIHARRCSAPEGKCPETNCIHAQKLLRHMERCSKFDCRYLRCPETKVLINHYRQCKNVNCPVCIPVKKFMQTQHKVFGRPGYISDMTNSLNGICRTYDAVETASKLAGNLSPMAVKTPEDLQPSLKRMKIEPSSQPHILEIENFVPVSACESNVLQDTQFVEQNDAVVMKAEVTEVKMEAFANAVQVGPGSTDIAKNNLDNKYTQRPASDSLASSTPGCLVKEENVNTEKDIDLPKQENTSVPSESTSGSKSGKPKIKGVSMMELFTPEQVREHIKGLRQWIGQSKAKAEKNQAMEHSMSENSCQLCAVEKLNFEPPPIYCTPCGARIKRNAMYYTIGAGDTRHYFCIPCYNEARGDTIVVDGTSVPKARMEKKRNDEETEEWWVQCDKCEAWQHQICALFNGRRNDGGQAEYTCPNCYIAEVERGERKPLPQSAVLVAKDLPQTTLSDHIEKRLANSLKEEREKRAKREGKGYDEVPGAEGLVVRIVSSVDKKLEVKPRFLEIFQEENYPLEFPYKSKVLLLFQRIEGVEVCLFGMYVQEFGSECAQPNHRRVYLSYLDSVKYFRPEIKTVTGEALRTFVYHEILIGYLEYCKKRGFTSCYIWACPPLKGEDYILYCHPEIQKTPKSDKLREWYLSMLRKAKEQNIVVELTNLYNHFFISTGECKAKVTAARLPYFDGDYWPGAAEDMIYQLQQEEDGRKQPKKGTIRKTITKRALKASGQFDLSGNTSKDLLLMQKLGETISPMKEDFIMVHLQHACTHCCGLMVSGNRWECKQCENFQLCDKCYEIEQKLEDRERHPINQKDKHTLYQCKIKEVPHDTKDEDEILESEFFDTRQAFLSLCQGNHYQYDTLRRAKHSSMMVLYHLHNPTAPAFVTTCNICYLDIEAGQGWRCEVCADYDVCNACYQKDGGIDHPHKLTKHPSLADRDAQNKEARQLRVSQLKKMLELLVHASQCRFPHCPYVNCRKVKGLFRHGIQCKIRVSGGCVLCKKMWYLLQLHARACKVSECHVPRCRDLKEHLRRMQQQADSRRRAAVMEMMRQRTAEVAGGSG
- the LOC107017844 gene encoding histone acetyltransferase HAC1-like isoform X3 — translated: MNFQQMSGQISAQVPNQSGTSSPALPQQNGNASPMQMQNPSVHRTIPNMEFELVKVRRTISRRIYEYLIRRHQQQQQIQEAQHQRIVDLVKRLEESLFKSASTKEEYMDLSTLENRLLSVIKRLPRNNHSQQFSHINSSASIGTMIPTPGMPRSLNASLVGTSSVDSSVTAGSTLTSSAVNSGNFVRTTNFPSGSPLANGYQQSTSNFTINSGGNNLVPSMGGQRITSQMIPTPGFSNSDKSNNNTSAQSHINLESSNGGAAFSGVDSVIVSQTPQQKQNVSGQNSRILHTLGSHMGGGIRSELQNRSYGQSTAPLNEGLGITGNNLQHLNGPGTSEGYTSATMHVDSPKSLLQHFDEHQRPEMQGTVISSQSLSAVALQSMSKTISPLMSNTSNLTASQQMPNAKVQPVVQLEKMNLQSQYYLGDAHLSSHQPQQFQHQHKFAQHLSQQKLQSQQQQLVLSSSAVGGQLPSNPDTQVKLEPENHDEALQNQFQQKTVGEQSKGAVLQGERYPKSQDGSQIPGSFFEPNIQEELRQRTSTQEEAQPNNLSTGGSLASQSVANRIVETNNSSSAMRRSGNVPRERQYVNQQRWLLFLIHARRCSAPEGKCPETNCIHAQKLLRHMERCSKFDCRYLRCPETKVLINHYRQCKNVNCPVCIPVKKFMQTQHKVFGRPGYISDMTNSLNGICRTYDAVETASKLAGNLSPMAVKTPEDLQPSLKRMKIEPSSQPHILEIENFVPVSACESNVLQDTQFVEQNDAVVMKAEVTEVKMEAFANAVQVGPGSTDIAKNNLDNKYTQRPASDSLASSTPGCLVKEENVNTEKDIDLPKQENTSVPSESTSGSKSGKPKIKGVSMMELFTPEQVREHIKGLRQWIGQSKAKAEKNQAMEHSMSENSCQLCAVEKLNFEPPPIYCTPCGARIKRNAMYYTIGAGDTRHYFCIPCYNEARGDTIVVDGTSVPKARMEKKRNDEETEEWWVQCDKCEAWQHQICALFNGRRNDGGQAEYTCPNCYIAEVERGERKPLPQSAVLVAKDLPQTTLSDHIEKRLANSLKEEREKRAKREGKGYDEVPGAEGLVVRIVSSVDKKLEVKPRFLEIFQEENYPLEFPYKSKVLLLFQRIEGVEVCLFGMYVQEFGSECAQPNHRRVYLSYLDSVKYFRPEIKTVTGEALRTFVYHEILIGYLEYCKKRGFTSCYIWACPPLKGEDYILYCHPEIQKTPKSDKLREWYLSMLRKAKEQNIVVELTNLYNHFFISTGECKAKVTAARLPYFDGDYWPGAAEDMIYQLQQEEDGRKQPKKGTIRKTITKRALKASGQFDLSGNTSKDLLLMQKLGETISPMKEDFIMVHLQHACTHCCGLMVSGNRWECKQCENFQLCDKCYEIEQKLEDRERHPINQKDKHTLYQCKIKEVPHDTKDEDEILESEFFDTRQAFLSLCQGNHYQYDTLRRAKHSSMMVLYHLHNPTAPAFVTTCNICYLDIEAGQGWRCEVCADYDVCNACYQKDGGIDHPHKLTKHPSLADRDAQNKEARQLRVSQLKKMLELLVHASQCRFPHCPYVNCRKVKGLFRHGIQCKIRVSGGCVLCKKMWYLLQLHARACKVSECHVPRCRDLKEHLRRMQQQADSRRRAAVMEMMRQRTAEVAGGSG
- the LOC107017844 gene encoding histone acetyltransferase HAC1-like isoform X1, which encodes MNFQQMSGQISAQVPNQSGTSSPALPQQNGNASPMQMQNPSVHRTIPNMEFELVKVRRTISRRIYEYLIRRHQQQQQIQEAQHQRIVDLVKRLEESLFKSASTKEEYMDLSTLENRLLSVIKRLPRNNHSQQFSHINSSASIGTMIPTPGMPRSLNASLVGTSSVDSSVTAGSTLTSSAVNSGNFVRTTNFPSGSMHGPLANGYQQSTSNFTINSGGNNLVPSMGGQRITSQMIPTPGFSNSDKSNNNTSAQSHINLESSNGGAAFSGVDSVIVSQTPQQKQNVSGQNSRILHTLGSHMGGGIRSELQNRSYGQSTAPLNEGLGITGNNLQHLNGPGTSEGYTSATMHVDSPKSLLQHFDEHQRPEMQGTVISSQSLSAVALQSMSKTISPLMSNTSNLTASQQMPNAKVQPVVQLEKMNLQSQYYLGDAHLSSHQPQQFQHQHKFAQHLSQQKLQSQQQQLVLSSSAVGGQLPSNPDTQVKLEPENHDEALQNQFQQKTVGEQSKGAVLQGERYPKSQDGSQIPGSFFEPNIQEELRQRTSTQEEAQPNNLSTGGSLASQSVANRIVETNNSSSAMRRSGNVPRERQYVNQQRWLLFLIHARRCSAPEGKCPETNCIHAQKLLRHMERCSKFDCRYLRCPETKVLINHYRQCKNVNCPVCIPVKKFMQTQHKVFGRPGYISDMTNSLNGICRTYDAVETASKLAGNLSPMAVKTPEDLQPSLKRMKIEPSSQPHILEIENFVPVSACESNVLQDTQFVEQNDAVVMKAEVTEVKMEAFANAVQVGPGSTDIAKNNLDNKYTQRPASDSLASSTPGCLVKEENVNTEKDIDLPKQENTSVPSESTSGSKSGKPKIKGVSMMELFTPEQVREHIKGLRQWIGQSKAKAEKNQAMEHSMSENSCQLCAVEKLNFEPPPIYCTPCGARIKRNAMYYTIGAGDTRHYFCIPCYNEARGDTIVVDGTSVPKARMEKKRNDEETEEWWVQCDKCEAWQHQICALFNGRRNDGGQAEYTCPNCYIAEVERGERKPLPQSAVLVAKDLPQTTLSDHIEKRLANSLKEEREKRAKREGKGYDEVPGAEGLVVRIVSSVDKKLEVKPRFLEIFQEENYPLEFPYKSKVLLLFQRIEGVEVCLFGMYVQEFGSECAQPNHRRVYLSYLDSVKYFRPEIKTVTGEALRTFVYHEILIGYLEYCKKRGFTSCYIWACPPLKGEDYILYCHPEIQKTPKSDKLREWYLSMLRKAKEQNIVVELTNLYNHFFISTGECKAKVTAARLPYFDGDYWPGAAEDMIYQLQQEEDGRKQPKKGTIRKTITKRALKASGQFDLSGNTSKDLLLMQKLGETISPMKEDFIMVHLQHACTHCCGLMVSGNRWECKQCENFQLCDKCYEIEQKLEDRERHPINQKDKHTLYQCKIKEVPHDTKDEDEILESEFFDTRQAFLSLCQGNHYQYDTLRRAKHSSMMVLYHLHNPTAPAFVTTCNICYLDIEAGQGWRCEVCADYDVCNACYQKDGGIDHPHKLTKHPSLADRDAQNKEARQLRVSQLKKMLELLVHASQCRFPHCPYVNCRKVKGLFRHGIQCKIRVSGGCVLCKKMWYLLQLHARACKVSECHVPRCRDLKEHLRRMQQQADSRRRAAVMEMMRQRTAEVAGGSG